A single uncultured Acetobacterium sp. DNA region contains:
- a CDS encoding 1,4-dihydroxy-2-naphthoate polyprenyltransferase, giving the protein MIQRFLNYVEIRTKIASLLPFLLGLTYVLYVYQQINILNTLLFFASMLSFDMATTALNNYIDVKTNDKILEFSQKTAKQILIFLLILAILLGLALVFYTGVVVLILGALCFGVGIFYTFGPVPISRMPLGEIFSGLFMGLLIPFLVVFINAPEQSLIYFTFTNWLLQVSFNILDLLKLAVVTIPAIAGIANIMLANNICDVEDDIKVNRFTLPYYTGIKNALNMFAALYYLGYAAIIVMVLFGLVPIYGLIVIAGLIPVQKNISKFRKQQSKIKTFSLSVQNLVILLFPLIIVLTIGAILN; this is encoded by the coding sequence ATGATTCAGCGATTTTTAAATTATGTCGAGATTCGGACAAAAATAGCCAGCCTGCTGCCCTTTTTACTGGGTCTGACTTATGTTCTATATGTCTATCAACAGATAAATATTTTGAATACCCTGCTATTTTTCGCTTCGATGCTGAGCTTTGATATGGCAACAACCGCCTTGAATAATTATATCGATGTGAAAACAAATGATAAAATACTGGAATTTTCTCAGAAAACCGCCAAACAGATATTGATTTTTCTCTTGATTCTGGCCATATTATTGGGGCTGGCGCTGGTATTTTATACTGGAGTGGTCGTTTTGATTTTGGGAGCGCTCTGTTTTGGCGTGGGGATCTTCTATACCTTCGGACCGGTACCGATTTCGCGAATGCCCCTGGGTGAAATTTTCTCCGGGTTATTTATGGGTTTACTGATTCCCTTTCTGGTGGTTTTCATTAATGCTCCGGAGCAAAGTTTGATTTATTTTACTTTTACAAATTGGCTGCTGCAAGTGTCATTTAACATTTTAGATCTGCTCAAATTGGCCGTTGTAACAATTCCGGCGATTGCGGGGATTGCCAATATTATGCTGGCCAATAATATCTGTGATGTAGAAGATGATATTAAAGTAAATCGTTTTACGCTGCCTTATTATACAGGGATAAAAAATGCTCTGAACATGTTTGCCGCCCTTTACTATCTAGGATATGCAGCTATTATTGTGATGGTGTTGTTTGGATTGGTGCCAATTTATGGATTAATCGTGATTGCGGGTTTAATTCCGGTTCAAAAAAATATTTCGAAATTCAGAAAACAACAGTCCAAGATCAAAACCTTTTCCTTGAGTGTGCAAAATCTAGTGATCTTATTATTCCCGCTAATCATTGTTTTGACAATCGGCGCGATCCTTAATTAA
- a CDS encoding FAD-dependent oxidoreductase produces MEKNIIILGAGYSGILIAKKLAKRLKSQDDIKITIINKKSYHTMLTELHEVAANRVEEDSIRISIKRIFEGRNVEVAIDTITAIDYDKKQLTGKKSTYSYDYLVMASGSQPSFFDICGAEVYTYKLWSYEDAIKLKGHIFEMFTKALQETDQAEIQKLLSFYVLGAGFTGVEMAGELAEWVPILCKEFEIDREMVKITLVDMMDRVVPNLSEALSEKAKRRLEKMGIEVRLKTAVDCIGVDFIGLKQAEQHQELPTNTVVWAAGIESSDIANQAVQLTQVGRGRIKTDEFLRAEGKEDVFIAGDNMFYIPEGESTPVPQMVENCEQSAATVADNLTSAITGTGKMEKYAPKFHGVMVSIGGRYGISYVGTDKKKFALPSFLSQFVKHFINIIYFIQILGWNKVFSYIRHEFFTIRNCRSFVGGHFSNRTPSFLLVPLRVFLGAFWVYEGIKKVNEGWLQKPMLTPFFKGANDLFYSILQAGSGGGDAVSSATAAGSGAEAAGTLLINWNILGLFKTIVIQTTDIAIKFQVGLMDWFKDTVILSSGGSEIFFQTVIVYSEIIVGVLLIVGLFTTVSSLYSIILQAMFVSTTGLYLSTWWMIFAAVAVIFGGGSVFGLDYYAMPWLKEHYKNIKIVRKLYIYHD; encoded by the coding sequence TTGGAAAAGAACATTATTATATTAGGAGCCGGATATTCGGGGATTCTAATTGCAAAAAAGTTGGCCAAACGGTTGAAAAGTCAGGACGATATTAAAATTACCATAATTAATAAAAAAAGCTATCATACCATGCTTACCGAGCTCCATGAAGTGGCCGCCAATCGGGTGGAAGAAGACAGTATCCGAATCAGCATCAAACGCATTTTTGAAGGCCGAAATGTTGAGGTAGCAATCGATACAATCACTGCGATCGATTATGATAAGAAACAATTAACCGGGAAAAAATCGACTTACAGTTACGACTACCTGGTTATGGCTTCGGGTTCACAGCCGTCGTTTTTTGACATTTGTGGAGCGGAAGTCTATACTTATAAACTGTGGTCTTATGAAGACGCCATCAAGCTGAAGGGACATATCTTTGAAATGTTCACAAAAGCTTTGCAGGAAACCGATCAGGCTGAAATACAGAAATTGCTTAGCTTTTATGTGTTGGGAGCCGGATTTACCGGTGTTGAAATGGCCGGAGAATTGGCGGAATGGGTACCGATTCTCTGTAAAGAATTTGAAATTGATCGCGAAATGGTAAAAATTACTCTGGTTGATATGATGGACAGAGTCGTCCCCAATTTATCTGAAGCGCTATCGGAAAAAGCAAAAAGACGACTGGAAAAAATGGGTATTGAAGTCAGGTTAAAAACCGCTGTTGATTGTATTGGAGTCGACTTCATTGGTCTTAAACAAGCTGAACAACATCAGGAATTGCCGACTAATACCGTTGTCTGGGCGGCCGGCATTGAGAGTTCCGATATTGCCAATCAGGCCGTTCAACTTACCCAGGTTGGCCGCGGCCGAATTAAAACCGATGAATTTCTCCGAGCCGAGGGTAAAGAGGATGTTTTTATCGCCGGGGATAATATGTTTTATATTCCTGAGGGTGAATCAACACCGGTGCCGCAGATGGTTGAAAACTGCGAACAATCGGCAGCTACGGTTGCTGATAATCTGACCAGTGCCATTACCGGAACCGGAAAAATGGAAAAATATGCCCCCAAGTTCCATGGGGTAATGGTTAGTATTGGCGGGCGTTATGGTATTTCGTATGTCGGAACCGACAAAAAGAAATTTGCCTTACCGTCGTTCCTCTCGCAATTTGTCAAACATTTTATCAATATCATTTACTTTATCCAAATTTTAGGATGGAATAAGGTTTTTAGTTATATTCGCCATGAGTTCTTTACGATCCGAAATTGCCGCAGTTTTGTTGGCGGTCATTTTTCAAATCGAACCCCCAGTTTTTTATTGGTGCCACTGCGGGTTTTTTTAGGTGCATTCTGGGTCTATGAGGGCATTAAGAAAGTCAATGAAGGCTGGCTTCAAAAGCCGATGCTGACGCCGTTTTTCAAAGGCGCCAATGACCTGTTTTATTCGATTCTCCAGGCTGGCAGCGGAGGCGGCGATGCCGTGTCAAGCGCCACCGCGGCCGGATCGGGTGCTGAAGCGGCCGGAACCCTGTTGATTAATTGGAATATCTTGGGGCTCTTTAAAACTATTGTGATTCAGACGACGGATATTGCCATTAAATTCCAGGTAGGTCTGATGGACTGGTTCAAGGACACCGTTATTTTAAGCAGCGGCGGGTCAGAGATATTTTTTCAGACCGTAATTGTCTATTCTGAAATAATCGTCGGGGTATTGCTGATCGTCGGTCTTTTTACCACCGTTTCCTCCTTGTATTCAATCATTCTCCAGGCGATGTTTGTATCAACGACTGGGCTTTACCTGAGCACCTGGTGGATGATTTTTGCGGCAGTGGCTGTTATTTTTGGCGGAGGGAGCGTATTCGGACTTGATTATTATGCAATGCCCTGGTTAAAAGAACACTATAAGAATATTAAAATCGTCCGAAAACTATATATCTATCATGATTAA
- a CDS encoding AarF/UbiB family protein, which translates to MNLSDSGIKVKDIKINPMETNGRRLKKIVSILVKYEITKGLTPEKLRLIIEDLGPTFIKIGQIMSMRRDIFPSEYCIELEKLRSQVTPMPFDEFIKIIEDEYDSPVEDVFKFINQVPLGSASIAQVHAADLIDGSKVVIKVQRPGIYKVMAQDVVLLNRATGILNIASGIGDVVDFKMIVDEMWSTAQQEMDFLFEAKNAQLFSELNAEIKYIGCPKIYNQYTTSKVLVMEDIVGIEIDEKSALLEAGYDLEEIGVKLAENYVKQIIDDGFFHADPHPGNMFIRNGQIVWIDLGMMGKLSKREMGLLRRSVKAVATRDVESLEVAILSLGVHKGRRINHSLLYEAIDRMLDVYGTEELSNINMGRFLEEILRIAAENHIGMPRGISMLSRGMITIEGVIAEISPDANFVRIMANHMAGQQIANFDLQNFMETNRRKILISGEKAISIPGQISDVLSLTTKGQLKVNLEVLGSDEPLAEIDQMVNKIVICIILAALLIGSSFIATTDMTPQILGIPALGALGYFTAIILSLALMISIHRKKRKR; encoded by the coding sequence ATGAACTTAAGTGATTCCGGCATAAAAGTAAAAGATATCAAAATAAATCCCATGGAAACCAATGGGCGGCGATTGAAAAAAATTGTCTCTATTTTGGTAAAATATGAAATCACCAAAGGGTTGACTCCAGAAAAACTTCGACTGATTATCGAAGACCTGGGGCCAACCTTTATTAAAATTGGTCAGATTATGTCCATGCGTCGGGATATTTTTCCCAGTGAATATTGTATTGAGCTGGAAAAACTGAGATCTCAGGTAACCCCCATGCCTTTTGATGAATTTATTAAGATTATTGAAGACGAGTATGACAGTCCGGTGGAAGATGTCTTTAAGTTCATCAATCAGGTGCCCTTGGGGTCAGCCTCGATTGCACAGGTTCATGCAGCGGATTTAATTGATGGTTCCAAGGTGGTGATCAAGGTCCAGCGTCCGGGGATCTACAAGGTGATGGCTCAGGATGTGGTGCTCTTAAACCGGGCTACCGGGATTCTCAACATTGCTAGCGGAATTGGCGATGTGGTCGATTTTAAAATGATCGTTGACGAAATGTGGAGCACCGCTCAGCAGGAAATGGATTTTTTATTTGAGGCTAAAAATGCCCAGCTATTTAGCGAGTTAAACGCCGAGATTAAATACATCGGCTGTCCTAAAATATACAATCAGTATACGACTTCCAAGGTTTTGGTGATGGAAGATATTGTCGGCATTGAAATTGATGAAAAGAGTGCCCTTTTGGAAGCCGGCTATGATCTGGAAGAAATTGGTGTTAAGCTGGCGGAAAATTATGTCAAACAGATTATTGATGATGGTTTTTTTCACGCCGATCCCCATCCCGGGAATATGTTTATCCGTAATGGACAAATTGTCTGGATCGATCTGGGGATGATGGGAAAATTGTCCAAGCGGGAGATGGGTCTGTTGAGACGCAGTGTTAAAGCGGTGGCAACCCGGGATGTGGAAAGTCTGGAAGTGGCGATTCTTTCATTAGGAGTGCATAAAGGCCGGCGGATCAACCATTCTCTTTTATATGAAGCGATTGATCGGATGCTGGATGTCTACGGCACTGAAGAGCTCAGTAATATCAACATGGGTCGATTTTTGGAAGAAATCCTGCGGATCGCCGCTGAAAATCATATTGGTATGCCCAGAGGCATCAGTATGCTCAGTCGAGGTATGATCACCATCGAAGGCGTGATTGCCGAAATCTCGCCAGATGCCAATTTTGTTCGGATTATGGCCAACCATATGGCTGGTCAGCAGATAGCGAATTTTGACCTGCAGAACTTTATGGAGACGAATCGGCGGAAAATATTAATTTCCGGCGAAAAGGCCATTAGCATCCCGGGACAGATTTCCGATGTTTTAAGTCTGACCACCAAGGGGCAGTTAAAAGTGAATCTGGAGGTGTTGGGATCGGATGAGCCGCTGGCCGAAATCGATCAGATGGTTAACAAGATCGTGATCTGTATTATTCTGGCGGCTCTGCTGATTGGCTCCAGCTTTATTGCCACCACTGATATGACTCCCCAGATTTTGGGGATCCCGGCGCTGGGGGCATTGGGTTATTTTACCGCGATAATTCTAAGTCTAGCTTTGATGATTTCGATCCATCGTAAGAAACGAAAGCGCTAA
- a CDS encoding DUF362 domain-containing protein has protein sequence MSKTKVSVVKVAQPEGNASFMGGKYVRIEEDVRKIEAAVAEAVELAIGSLDTIIKEGDTVLIKPNLAFQAPPESFAVVDPRTIEAVVSYVKKNSKAGKVVVGDNPSLGMHVGRAKPAFKDSKMEEAAKLGGADEVIYFDEHDVVAVDIEGAKLFKHATVFKPFMDADVVINLPKMKVHLAGTVTLGLKNWNGIIPNCHPNDQQQGAHRIELGQKMADMYRIRHADLTIVDSVIGMEGQGPHAGTPIEMNLIVAGTDTVAVDSVACSIMGFEPMEIPAIRCAGTEGQGEIDLEKIDVVGNSIASVMKHFKRPGGDPIGMYAGLTCIMQQTCPGCFVNVRGALDSFAISGIDMNKFLEKSGEVVVISGGVPDIDPQFCAGKNVFICGDCWELFPSVDKVKEAAALAKSVTYYPGCAPVYIFAQLNADLQKLAAAK, from the coding sequence ATGAGTAAAACAAAAGTATCTGTTGTTAAGGTTGCACAACCAGAAGGCAATGCCTCATTCATGGGTGGAAAATATGTTCGTATTGAAGAGGATGTTCGGAAAATTGAAGCCGCTGTTGCCGAAGCAGTTGAATTAGCTATTGGTTCACTTGATACCATTATCAAAGAAGGCGATACCGTCTTAATTAAACCAAATCTTGCTTTCCAGGCGCCTCCTGAGAGTTTTGCTGTTGTTGATCCGCGAACCATTGAAGCCGTTGTTTCTTATGTTAAGAAAAACTCCAAAGCCGGAAAAGTTGTTGTTGGTGACAACCCATCTTTAGGGATGCACGTCGGCCGGGCCAAACCAGCTTTTAAAGATTCAAAAATGGAAGAGGCTGCTAAACTTGGCGGGGCTGATGAAGTTATCTATTTTGACGAACATGATGTTGTTGCCGTGGACATTGAAGGGGCAAAATTATTTAAACATGCCACGGTTTTCAAACCCTTTATGGATGCCGATGTGGTCATCAACTTACCAAAAATGAAAGTCCATTTAGCCGGTACCGTTACCTTAGGTCTTAAAAACTGGAATGGGATTATCCCCAACTGTCATCCAAACGATCAACAGCAAGGTGCTCATCGTATCGAATTGGGTCAGAAAATGGCTGACATGTATCGAATCCGACACGCTGATCTGACCATTGTTGACTCTGTTATCGGAATGGAAGGTCAGGGACCTCACGCTGGTACGCCAATTGAAATGAACCTGATCGTCGCTGGAACCGACACGGTCGCCGTTGACTCAGTTGCCTGTTCAATCATGGGCTTCGAACCGATGGAAATTCCCGCTATTCGCTGTGCCGGAACTGAAGGCCAGGGCGAAATCGATTTGGAAAAAATTGATGTGGTTGGTAACTCCATCGCATCCGTCATGAAACACTTCAAACGACCTGGTGGTGACCCCATCGGTATGTACGCCGGTTTAACCTGTATCATGCAACAAACCTGTCCGGGCTGTTTTGTTAACGTACGTGGCGCCCTGGACTCATTTGCAATCTCCGGGATTGACATGAATAAATTCCTGGAAAAATCTGGCGAAGTCGTTGTTATCTCAGGCGGTGTACCTGATATTGATCCGCAATTCTGTGCCGGCAAAAACGTCTTTATTTGCGGTGATTGCTGGGAACTTTTCCCATCAGTAGACAAGGTTAAAGAAGCAGCCGCCCTTGCGAAATCGGTAACCTATTACCCAGGTTGCGCGCCAGTTTACATTTTTGCTCAACTTAATGCTGATCTTCAAAAACTGGCTGCTGCTAAATAG
- the ilvA gene encoding threonine ammonia-lyase, producing the protein MLTLDKIYHASFTLKKYIRPTDLIHAPKICPDSDIYLKTENLQITGSFKVRGACYKISQLSEAEKTKGVIACSAGNHAQGVAMAAAINHIKALICLPDGAPISKVEATKAYGAEVCLVEGGYDEAYAKALELQAEKGYTFIHPFDDEYVIAGQGTIGLELLESLPDLDAVIVPVGGGGLIAGIAYVLKSLKPDIKVYGVQACGAPSMERSLKENKICRLPQVSTIADGIAVKEPGELTFSLCSDYVDEIVTVTEDEISTAILTLIEQQKLIAEGAGAVAVAAAMFGKLPIKGKKTVCIVSGGNIDVTILSRIIKRGLLTSGRTCSFNIELIDKPGQLKKVSQIIADWGGNVISIHHERSNEGSDINGCFLRIELETRNYEHIREIRDALIEGGFKLQN; encoded by the coding sequence ATGTTAACACTGGATAAAATTTATCATGCGTCGTTTACGCTTAAAAAATATATACGTCCCACCGATTTGATCCACGCTCCTAAAATATGTCCGGACAGCGATATCTATTTAAAAACGGAAAACCTGCAGATTACCGGGTCGTTTAAGGTGCGGGGAGCTTGCTATAAAATTTCCCAGCTCAGCGAAGCGGAAAAGACCAAGGGGGTGATTGCCTGTTCAGCTGGGAATCACGCTCAGGGGGTCGCCATGGCGGCGGCCATAAATCACATCAAAGCGCTGATCTGTCTGCCGGACGGGGCCCCGATTTCCAAGGTCGAGGCGACCAAGGCTTATGGGGCTGAGGTGTGTCTGGTGGAGGGTGGCTACGATGAAGCCTATGCCAAAGCGTTGGAGCTACAGGCTGAAAAAGGATATACCTTTATTCATCCTTTCGATGACGAATATGTCATTGCCGGTCAGGGGACTATTGGTCTGGAACTGCTGGAGAGCCTGCCGGATCTGGATGCGGTGATTGTACCGGTTGGTGGTGGTGGGCTAATTGCCGGAATTGCCTATGTGCTCAAATCATTAAAACCGGATATCAAAGTCTATGGCGTGCAAGCCTGTGGTGCACCCAGTATGGAACGCTCGTTAAAAGAAAATAAAATCTGCCGGTTGCCCCAGGTCTCCACCATCGCCGACGGGATTGCCGTTAAAGAACCGGGAGAACTGACCTTCAGTTTGTGCAGTGATTATGTGGATGAGATTGTCACAGTGACCGAAGATGAAATTTCGACCGCGATTCTGACCTTGATTGAACAGCAAAAACTGATTGCCGAAGGCGCTGGAGCGGTGGCCGTGGCGGCAGCGATGTTTGGAAAACTACCGATCAAAGGGAAAAAGACGGTTTGCATTGTTTCCGGCGGGAATATTGATGTTACCATTCTATCCCGGATCATTAAGCGGGGTCTGTTAACCTCTGGCCGCACCTGTTCATTTAATATTGAACTGATTGATAAACCGGGCCAACTGAAAAAAGTCTCACAGATCATTGCCGATTGGGGAGGAAATGTTATTTCAATCCATCATGAACGAAGTAATGAGGGGTCAGACATTAACGGTTGCTTTTTAAGGATTGAGTTAGAAACCCGAAATTATGAGCATATCAGAGAAATCCGAGATGCTCTCATCGAAGGTGGCTTTAAATTACAAAATTAA
- a CDS encoding polyprenyl synthetase family protein yields MIKSELPQRLDYQAALEAVRRLIKETLLDTDELILAMMQHLTLGAGKNLRAMLLLVSAMDEEGFVPQDAIVAGAAVEILHLATLVHDDIIDEAEIRRGNASLQKKFGKKEAVICGDYLFCIAIAMVAEISNCYPEKLKEFTQAMTKICLGELRQFKHNSDTDLSVLTYLKIIAGKTSALFSLAMYSGAIINGSSDKEARFMGRIGHNMGLAFQILDDCADYEADVVVTKKTVKHDLAEEVITLPLIYAFLKKPELKQRIHQQQLSGFEINEIIAEVVSLGGVSMARDVAEKYYRKTEKMIAALPNKHQRLLIGEILGRIWKVEN; encoded by the coding sequence ATGATTAAAAGTGAATTACCTCAAAGACTTGACTACCAGGCTGCCCTTGAAGCAGTTAGGCGATTGATCAAAGAGACCTTATTGGATACCGACGAATTAATCCTGGCGATGATGCAACACCTGACCTTGGGAGCTGGCAAAAATTTAAGAGCGATGTTATTACTGGTTTCGGCAATGGATGAAGAAGGCTTTGTACCCCAGGATGCGATTGTTGCCGGAGCCGCCGTGGAGATTTTGCATCTGGCCACCCTGGTTCACGATGACATCATCGATGAGGCCGAAATTCGACGGGGAAATGCCAGTCTGCAAAAGAAGTTTGGCAAAAAAGAGGCGGTAATCTGCGGCGATTACCTCTTCTGCATTGCAATCGCGATGGTGGCTGAGATTTCTAATTGTTATCCCGAAAAGCTGAAAGAATTTACCCAGGCAATGACAAAAATATGTTTAGGCGAACTGCGTCAATTTAAACACAATTCCGACACCGATCTGAGTGTTTTGACTTACCTGAAAATAATTGCCGGTAAAACTTCGGCGCTTTTTTCACTGGCGATGTATTCCGGAGCGATCATTAACGGTAGCTCTGATAAAGAGGCCCGTTTTATGGGCCGGATTGGTCACAATATGGGGTTGGCTTTTCAGATCCTGGATGATTGTGCCGATTATGAAGCCGATGTTGTGGTAACGAAAAAAACGGTTAAGCATGACCTGGCCGAAGAAGTCATCACTTTGCCGTTAATTTATGCTTTTCTGAAAAAACCCGAGCTCAAACAGCGAATCCATCAGCAGCAATTGTCCGGGTTCGAAATCAACGAAATTATTGCGGAAGTGGTTAGTCTCGGTGGGGTATCCATGGCCCGTGATGTGGCCGAGAAATATTACCGCAAAACCGAAAAAATGATCGCTGCCCTGCCGAATAAGCATCAGCGATTATTAATTGGAGAGATCCTGGGGAGAATCTGGAAAGTTGAGAATTAA
- a CDS encoding flavodoxin family protein, with amino-acid sequence MNKVLLLNGSHKTGKSYTMQIAEQFVSGLIEFDAETIVESVHLKDQNINACNGCFTCWTTTPGECVFQDDMTELFQKYVDADIVIWATPLYHYGISSSMKKFMERTQPALLPFIDHEGGGTYGHPFRNPEKMANKKHVLISTCGFPSVKNNYEGVEEQFNNLFGRDKWEKIICVEGELLGIHQLDNLTGPYLDLVRVAGKEYGENLSISLHVREGLSKPFVETPTYLQTTNLSWGVDDTRMKDSDGGLIAWNYMKEVQAAFNPKIRPKMNAVLQIDFTDIKERYQFVIKDETCTLLRNDFTRETTAININLTMLERILEGKIDAAQSLIEKKYSVVGDMRLFNAFLDGLFGPVMLNPEKKRKLVPISFKNTPYWFFLTMCPWIFCFLFAEYNPLLGVVIPLMISGVLFSIKRGTDIVYFERGTLLVFAIMGSMVVTFGAEYQGNTYAIIGYIALALIWAVSTLNAVPLSADYTHFYNGRNALKNVLFLRTNRLLCYVWSIVFLAQAGITMWLNTTVLINVAAILPIVLSIPTFVFSLWFLKWYPKDSSKPK; translated from the coding sequence ATGAATAAAGTTTTACTACTTAATGGTAGTCATAAAACCGGTAAAAGTTATACCATGCAAATAGCTGAGCAATTTGTCTCAGGGTTGATTGAGTTTGATGCTGAAACAATTGTTGAATCAGTTCATTTAAAGGATCAGAATATTAATGCCTGTAACGGATGTTTCACCTGTTGGACAACAACACCGGGTGAGTGTGTTTTTCAAGATGACATGACCGAGCTGTTCCAAAAATATGTGGATGCCGATATTGTTATTTGGGCGACCCCACTTTATCATTATGGAATTTCCAGCTCCATGAAAAAATTTATGGAACGAACCCAACCGGCGCTGCTCCCTTTTATTGATCATGAAGGTGGCGGAACTTACGGACATCCTTTCCGAAATCCTGAAAAGATGGCAAATAAAAAGCATGTTCTGATCAGCACCTGCGGTTTTCCATCCGTTAAAAACAATTACGAGGGTGTTGAAGAACAATTTAACAATCTTTTTGGAAGGGATAAATGGGAAAAAATTATCTGTGTGGAGGGTGAACTGCTGGGTATTCACCAACTGGACAACCTTACCGGTCCATATTTGGATCTGGTTAGGGTGGCTGGTAAAGAATATGGTGAAAATTTAAGTATTTCCCTACATGTCCGGGAAGGTCTGTCAAAACCCTTTGTTGAAACGCCAACCTATTTACAGACCACCAACCTGAGTTGGGGCGTCGATGACACCCGGATGAAGGATTCTGATGGAGGTCTGATTGCCTGGAACTATATGAAAGAGGTTCAGGCGGCTTTTAATCCCAAAATTCGTCCTAAAATGAATGCGGTCTTACAAATTGATTTCACCGACATCAAAGAGCGATACCAGTTTGTCATCAAAGATGAGACCTGTACCTTGTTGCGCAATGATTTTACCAGAGAGACAACCGCCATCAATATTAATCTAACGATGCTGGAGCGAATTCTGGAAGGGAAAATCGATGCGGCGCAATCCCTGATCGAGAAGAAATATTCAGTGGTCGGGGACATGCGTTTGTTTAATGCCTTCCTGGACGGACTCTTTGGTCCGGTTATGTTGAATCCGGAAAAGAAGCGAAAGCTGGTTCCAATCAGTTTTAAAAACACGCCTTACTGGTTTTTTCTGACCATGTGTCCCTGGATTTTTTGTTTCCTTTTTGCGGAGTACAATCCCTTGTTGGGGGTAGTCATTCCGTTGATGATCAGTGGCGTCTTGTTCAGCATTAAGCGCGGAACCGATATTGTTTATTTTGAAAGAGGTACGCTGTTGGTCTTTGCCATCATGGGATCAATGGTGGTGACCTTTGGTGCCGAGTATCAGGGAAATACCTATGCCATTATTGGTTATATCGCATTGGCCTTGATTTGGGCGGTCTCGACCCTAAACGCCGTGCCGTTATCAGCGGACTATACCCATTTTTACAATGGCCGTAATGCCCTTAAAAATGTCTTGTTTCTCAGGACGAATCGTTTATTATGTTATGTCTGGTCGATTGTCTTTTTGGCTCAGGCGGGGATCACAATGTGGCTGAACACGACCGTGCTGATTAATGTTGCGGCGATTCTGCCAATCGTGTTAAGTATTCCGACCTTTGTATTTTCACTGTGGTTTTTAAAATGGTACCCCAAGGACAGCTCAAAACCAAAATAA